A single window of Nocardia higoensis DNA harbors:
- a CDS encoding M50 family metallopeptidase yields MQTDEFFERGASIVDRLTNTQEPPPWQLVLVTGALALLLVSYGPLWRMARNVVTIVHEGGHALAALLTGRRLDRITLHSDTSGLTVSSGKPYGPGMILTALAGYPAPPLLGLGFAALLGADRITLMLWTSIVLLAAVLIKVRNLYGAFTVVTLGGLIFVVSWFGTDIVQAAFAYLAAWFLLFAGLRPVIEMQRGRRRGWGNPGAVGSDADQLAGLTKLPALFWVVVFAATAVAALVYGGGLLFSEATGICVPLVSSGDCPAPSI; encoded by the coding sequence GTGCAGACCGACGAATTCTTCGAGCGCGGCGCGTCCATCGTGGACCGGCTCACGAATACCCAGGAACCGCCGCCGTGGCAGCTGGTCCTCGTCACCGGCGCGCTGGCGTTGCTGCTGGTGTCCTACGGACCGCTGTGGCGGATGGCCCGCAATGTCGTCACGATCGTGCACGAGGGCGGGCACGCGCTGGCCGCTCTGCTCACCGGACGCAGGCTCGACCGCATCACCCTGCACTCGGACACCTCCGGGCTGACGGTGTCGAGCGGAAAGCCCTACGGTCCCGGCATGATCCTCACCGCGCTGGCCGGCTACCCCGCGCCGCCGCTGCTCGGCCTGGGGTTCGCCGCGTTGCTCGGCGCCGATCGGATCACCCTCATGCTCTGGACCTCGATCGTGCTGCTGGCCGCGGTCCTGATCAAGGTGCGCAACCTCTACGGCGCCTTCACCGTGGTGACGCTGGGCGGGCTGATCTTCGTGGTCTCCTGGTTCGGCACCGACATCGTGCAGGCCGCCTTCGCGTATCTGGCCGCGTGGTTCCTGCTCTTCGCCGGACTGCGGCCGGTGATCGAGATGCAGCGCGGTCGCAGGCGGGGATGGGGCAATCCGGGCGCGGTGGGCTCCGACGCCGACCAGCTGGCCGGGCTGACCAAGCTGCCCGCCCTGTTCTGGGTCGTGGTCTTCGCCGCCACAGCCGTCGCCGCCCTCGTCTACGGCGGCGGACTGCTGTTCTCGGAAGCCACCGGGATCTGCGTGCCGCTCGTGTCCTCGGGAGACTGTCCCGCCCCGAGCATCTAG
- a CDS encoding uracil-DNA glycosylase, which yields MHPGETPSGDNRAGTRPPPVSVPGDPPGRRRYRTVPALDEALTRCRACPRLVQWRELVARTKRAAFQDETYWGRPVAGFGPDDARMLIVGLAPAAHGGNRTGRMFTGDRSGDVLFAALHAVGLATLPVAVHAEDGMRLLGVRMTAPVHCAPPENKPTVTERDRCRGWLEAELDLLAPTARSVVVLGAFGWQALLPALAGAGWAVPRPRPKFGHGLRVRLEPARSDRAPLELFGCYHVSQHNTFTGRLTPAMLEDILAGAAAAAGLATRPPG from the coding sequence ATGCATCCCGGCGAGACACCTTCCGGCGACAATCGGGCAGGCACCCGGCCGCCGCCGGTATCCGTCCCCGGCGATCCCCCCGGACGCAGGCGCTACCGCACGGTGCCCGCCCTCGACGAAGCCCTCACCCGTTGCCGCGCCTGCCCGCGCCTGGTCCAGTGGCGTGAACTGGTCGCGCGGACCAAGCGCGCCGCCTTCCAGGACGAGACGTACTGGGGCCGTCCGGTGGCCGGGTTCGGCCCGGACGACGCACGCATGCTGATCGTCGGCCTCGCCCCGGCCGCCCACGGCGGCAACCGCACCGGACGCATGTTCACCGGCGATCGCAGCGGCGACGTGCTCTTCGCCGCCCTGCACGCCGTCGGCCTGGCCACCCTGCCCGTCGCCGTGCACGCCGAGGACGGGATGCGTCTACTGGGTGTCCGGATGACCGCACCGGTGCACTGCGCTCCCCCGGAGAACAAACCCACCGTCACCGAGCGCGATCGATGCCGGGGGTGGCTGGAGGCCGAACTCGACTTGCTCGCGCCCACCGCACGTTCGGTGGTGGTGCTCGGCGCGTTCGGCTGGCAGGCACTGCTGCCCGCGCTGGCCGGTGCGGGCTGGGCCGTTCCCCGCCCGCGCCCGAAGTTCGGCCACGGCCTCCGGGTGCGGCTGGAGCCGGCCCGATCCGATCGCGCTCCGCTGGAGCTGTTCGGTTGCTACCACGTCAGTCAGCACAACACCTTCACCGGACGACTCACCCCCGCGATGCTCGAGGACATCTTGGCCGGAGCAGCCGCCGCGGCCGGACTCGCCACCCGCCCACCGGGTTAG
- a CDS encoding SAM-dependent methyltransferase — MIDLPRPLRTDISTSARVWNFWLGGRDYYEVDRLAGEAGMVSYPEITTMAAQSRQFLIRVVRWLATEAGVRQFLDIGTGLPTMQNTHEVAQAAAPDAKVVYVDNDPLVLAHARALLVNSTPEGVTTYAEADFNDPEPLIEAARAVLNFDEPVAVLFIGVLGHAAAYSDALRAVHAIMAPLASGSYLALYDGATDDSDYVRLCENYSKTGGTPYTPRSPEQIRGLFDGLKVVEPGVVPINFWHTDDAERGVRGASAWGGVARKP, encoded by the coding sequence ATGATCGACCTACCTCGCCCCCTGCGCACCGACATATCCACCTCGGCGCGGGTCTGGAATTTCTGGCTGGGTGGTCGAGACTATTACGAGGTGGATCGCCTCGCCGGTGAGGCGGGGATGGTGAGCTATCCCGAAATCACCACGATGGCAGCGCAATCCCGGCAATTCCTGATACGGGTGGTTCGCTGGCTCGCCACCGAGGCCGGGGTGCGTCAGTTCCTCGACATCGGCACCGGCCTGCCGACCATGCAGAACACCCACGAGGTGGCCCAGGCCGCCGCGCCGGATGCCAAGGTCGTCTATGTCGACAACGATCCGCTGGTGTTGGCCCATGCCAGAGCGTTGCTGGTCAATTCCACGCCCGAGGGCGTGACCACCTATGCCGAAGCCGATTTCAACGATCCCGAGCCGCTGATCGAGGCCGCCCGCGCGGTGCTGAACTTCGACGAGCCCGTCGCGGTACTGTTCATCGGCGTCCTCGGGCACGCCGCCGCCTACTCCGACGCGCTGCGCGCGGTGCACGCCATCATGGCGCCGCTGGCCTCCGGTAGTTATCTGGCGCTCTACGACGGCGCCACCGATGACAGCGACTACGTCCGGCTGTGCGAGAACTACTCGAAAACCGGCGGCACGCCGTACACGCCGCGTTCCCCGGAGCAGATCCGCGGCCTGTTCGACGGGCTGAAGGTCGTCGAACCCGGCGTGGTCCCGATCAATTTCTGGCACACCGACGACGCCGAGCGGGGCGTCCGTGGCGCCTCGGCCTGGGGCGGGGTCGCCCGCAAGCCATGA
- a CDS encoding phytoene desaturase family protein, with amino-acid sequence MRPARDSYDVVVVGGGHNGLVAAAYLARAGRSVLVLERLDHLGGAAVSQRPFPGVEARLSRYSYLVSLLPRRIVEDLGLRFRVRRRRISSYTPVGEGGLLVDTAAPDRTRASFVRLTGSDRDFLAWQRFSVTTGRLAERVFATMTEPLPTRAELRRLIDDEPTWEAIFERPLGETITGTFADDTVRGVVFTDALIGTFSHGLDPTLRQNRCFLYHVIGGGTGEWNVPVGGMGALTDALADAARAAGAELVTGAAVTAVDSDGRVAEVGYDGGTVGARHVLVNAAPREVDRLLGRPAREHPEGSQLKVNMVLRRLPRLRDQQVDPRDAFAGTFHVGESYRRLDEVYAQANAGTLPEVLPSELYCHTLTDRSILSGEAATSGMHTVTLFGLHTPARLFREDPERTRAAALDAALAGLDAVLAEPLADCLATDAEGRPCLEVRSPVDLEHDLRLPGGHIFHGDLQFPWRTEESASPAALWGVSTDIANVLICGAGAVRGGGVSGLGGHNAAMAVLAGR; translated from the coding sequence ATGAGACCGGCGCGGGATTCCTATGACGTCGTCGTGGTCGGCGGTGGGCACAACGGCCTGGTGGCCGCGGCCTATCTGGCGCGGGCCGGACGCTCGGTGCTGGTACTGGAGCGGCTCGACCACCTCGGCGGGGCGGCGGTGTCGCAACGCCCCTTTCCCGGTGTGGAGGCGCGGCTGTCGCGCTATTCGTACCTGGTGAGCCTGCTGCCGCGCCGCATCGTCGAGGATCTGGGCCTGCGTTTCCGCGTCCGGCGCCGCCGCATCTCCTCCTACACCCCGGTGGGGGAGGGCGGTCTGCTCGTCGACACCGCGGCGCCCGACCGCACCAGAGCCAGTTTCGTTCGTCTCACCGGGTCGGACCGGGATTTCCTAGCGTGGCAACGTTTCTCGGTGACCACCGGCAGGCTGGCCGAGCGGGTGTTCGCGACCATGACCGAGCCGCTGCCTACCCGCGCCGAACTGCGCCGCCTGATCGACGACGAACCGACCTGGGAAGCCATCTTCGAACGCCCGCTCGGCGAGACGATCACCGGCACCTTCGCCGACGACACCGTGCGCGGCGTCGTCTTCACCGATGCGCTGATCGGCACCTTCAGCCACGGCCTCGACCCGACGCTGCGGCAGAACCGTTGTTTCCTCTATCACGTCATCGGTGGCGGCACCGGCGAGTGGAATGTGCCGGTAGGCGGTATGGGCGCGTTGACCGACGCGCTCGCGGACGCGGCGCGGGCCGCGGGCGCGGAACTGGTCACCGGCGCGGCCGTCACGGCGGTGGACAGCGACGGCCGCGTCGCCGAGGTCGGCTACGACGGCGGTACCGTCGGCGCCCGTCATGTGCTGGTCAATGCCGCACCTCGCGAAGTGGATCGGCTGCTCGGCAGGCCCGCGCGCGAGCACCCGGAGGGCTCCCAGCTCAAGGTGAACATGGTGCTGCGGCGGTTGCCGAGACTGCGCGATCAGCAGGTCGATCCCCGCGACGCCTTCGCGGGCACCTTCCATGTCGGCGAATCCTACCGCCGGCTCGACGAGGTCTATGCGCAGGCAAATGCCGGGACACTGCCCGAGGTGCTGCCGTCGGAATTGTATTGCCACACACTGACCGATCGCTCCATCCTCTCCGGAGAAGCCGCTACCTCGGGAATGCACACCGTCACCCTCTTCGGTTTGCACACTCCCGCAAGGCTTTTCCGGGAAGATCCGGAGCGCACGCGGGCCGCCGCCCTCGACGCGGCACTGGCAGGCCTCGACGCCGTGCTCGCCGAACCGCTGGCCGACTGCCTCGCCACCGACGCCGAGGGGCGGCCCTGTCTCGAGGTCCGGTCCCCGGTGGACCTGGAGCACGACCTGCGGCTGCCCGGCGGGCACATCTTCCACGGTGATCTCCAATTCCCCTGGCGCACGGAAGAATCCGCAAGTCCGGCCGCTCTCTGGGGCGTGTCCACCGATATCGCGAATGTGCTGATCTGCGGCGCGGGCGCGGTCCGCGGCGGCGGCGTGAGCGGACTCGGCGGCCACAACGCGGCGATGGCGGTGCTGGCCGGCCGATGA
- a CDS encoding LLM class flavin-dependent oxidoreductase: protein MIDVPLSVLDLAPVQEGAGAAAGLAATTELARRTDELGYRRFWVAEHHNMPGIASSAPAVVIAHVAAATSRMRVGSGGVMLPNHAPLVVAEQFGTLEALHPGRIDLGIGRAPGTDQATARALRRTEAGLSAENFPQELADLLRFFRGVGPGGITATPGRGQEPEIWLLGSSGFSAQVAAALGLRFAFAHHINPAATEAALALYRAEFRPSAALAAPYAMVAAGALAADTDARAEELARPRDLVFLQLAAGRPRALATPEQAAAYEFTEHERLFIEQRRAGQVLGSPETVRDQLADLLRRTEADELMLNTLVYDIDDRARSYELIAELATSRRSGWAEPEDAGSAAGVTAAERPASRSE from the coding sequence ATGATCGACGTCCCGCTGTCCGTGCTCGATCTCGCCCCGGTGCAGGAAGGCGCGGGCGCGGCGGCCGGGCTGGCCGCGACGACCGAGCTGGCCCGGCGCACCGACGAGCTGGGCTACCGGCGCTTCTGGGTGGCCGAGCATCACAACATGCCCGGCATCGCCAGTTCCGCGCCCGCGGTGGTGATCGCGCATGTGGCGGCGGCGACCAGCCGGATGCGGGTGGGTTCGGGCGGGGTGATGCTGCCCAATCACGCGCCGCTGGTGGTGGCCGAGCAGTTCGGCACCTTGGAGGCCCTGCATCCGGGACGCATCGACCTGGGCATCGGCCGCGCGCCGGGCACCGACCAGGCGACCGCCCGCGCCCTGCGCCGCACCGAGGCGGGCCTGTCGGCGGAGAACTTCCCGCAGGAGCTGGCCGACCTGCTGCGCTTCTTCCGCGGCGTCGGCCCCGGCGGCATCACCGCCACCCCCGGCCGCGGTCAGGAGCCGGAGATCTGGCTGCTCGGCTCGAGCGGTTTCAGCGCCCAGGTGGCCGCCGCGCTCGGCCTGCGGTTCGCCTTCGCCCACCACATCAACCCGGCCGCGACCGAGGCAGCGCTGGCGCTGTATCGCGCCGAGTTCCGCCCGTCGGCCGCACTGGCGGCCCCGTACGCGATGGTGGCGGCCGGTGCGCTGGCCGCCGACACCGACGCGCGCGCCGAGGAACTCGCCCGACCCCGCGACCTCGTCTTCCTGCAACTCGCGGCAGGCAGGCCGCGCGCGCTGGCCACGCCCGAGCAGGCCGCCGCCTACGAATTCACCGAGCACGAGCGCCTGTTCATCGAGCAGCGGCGCGCCGGTCAGGTGCTCGGCTCCCCCGAGACCGTGCGCGACCAGCTCGCCGACCTCCTGCGACGCACCGAGGCCGACGAGCTGATGCTCAACACCCTCGTCTACGACATCGACGACCGCGCCCGGTCCTACGAACTCATCGCCGAGCTCGCCACGAGCCGACGATCCGGATGGGCCGAACCGGAAGATGCCGGCTCGGCCGCCGGGGTCACCGCAGCGGAACGCCCGGCTTCCCGGAGCGAATGA
- a CDS encoding QsdR family transcriptional regulator, translating into MTVPVTPTAGARPPGRPASATREQVIALTRRAFLAGERVDVQSIAAELGLSRASIYRWFGSRDGLLGAMLVQEYQQMIAKADAKCRVRGARRIVEVLDRVARWEAMNEPFRRYFENEPRSGLRILTASHGPVQPHAVTAVAELLDRVEREDDFHPPLERDLLAYTLVRIGEAFLYTDTAAGIRNDVDRLREVYAVLLGIAPPVAELL; encoded by the coding sequence ATGACCGTACCCGTAACTCCCACCGCTGGCGCCCGCCCTCCCGGCCGTCCCGCGTCGGCGACCCGCGAGCAGGTCATCGCCCTCACTCGCCGGGCATTCCTCGCCGGCGAACGCGTCGACGTGCAATCCATCGCCGCCGAACTCGGTCTCAGCCGCGCTTCGATCTACCGGTGGTTCGGCTCGCGCGACGGACTGCTCGGCGCGATGCTGGTGCAGGAGTACCAGCAGATGATCGCCAAAGCCGACGCGAAGTGCCGGGTCAGAGGTGCTCGTCGCATTGTCGAGGTGCTCGACCGGGTCGCCCGCTGGGAGGCGATGAACGAGCCGTTCCGGCGCTACTTCGAGAATGAGCCACGCTCGGGTCTGCGCATCCTCACCGCCAGCCACGGCCCGGTCCAGCCGCACGCGGTCACCGCGGTCGCCGAACTGCTGGACCGCGTCGAACGCGAGGACGACTTCCATCCACCGCTGGAACGCGACCTGCTCGCCTACACCCTGGTGCGCATCGGCGAAGCCTTCCTCTATACCGACACCGCCGCGGGCATCCGCAACGACGTCGACAGGTTGCGCGAGGTGTACGCCGTGCTTCTGGGAATCGCGCCGCCCGTCGCCGAACTGCTGTAG
- a CDS encoding siderophore-interacting protein, producing the protein MARQRATLTVLRSARLTEHPIRVHFTSEDFRPSEFSDSYVKFIFDRDGAEVVRTYTIRSVDPATGEIAVDFVHHGDEGIGGPWAATVAPGTTIDVYGPGGAYSPRPDADWHLLAGDEAALPAIAAGLAAMPTTAVGLAFVEVTGPTDELDLVTPEGIELRWLHRGDRPAGELLAEAVRSAPWREGQVQVFIHGEAQAVMHDMRRYIRREREVPAEWASSISGYWRRGRPEEGFRTWKAELAEAEAEAVPVAG; encoded by the coding sequence TTGGCCCGCCAGCGCGCAACCCTCACGGTCCTGCGTTCCGCACGGCTCACCGAACACCCGATCCGCGTGCACTTCACCAGCGAGGACTTCCGTCCGAGCGAATTCAGCGATTCCTACGTCAAGTTCATCTTCGACCGCGACGGCGCCGAAGTGGTGCGCACCTACACCATCCGCTCGGTGGACCCCGCCACCGGCGAGATCGCCGTCGACTTCGTGCACCACGGCGACGAGGGCATCGGCGGCCCCTGGGCGGCGACCGTCGCGCCCGGCACGACCATCGACGTCTACGGCCCCGGCGGCGCCTACTCGCCCCGGCCGGATGCCGACTGGCACCTGCTGGCGGGCGACGAGGCGGCGCTGCCCGCCATCGCCGCGGGTTTGGCGGCCATGCCCACCACCGCCGTCGGCCTGGCTTTCGTCGAGGTCACCGGTCCCACCGACGAACTGGATCTGGTCACCCCCGAGGGCATCGAGCTGCGCTGGCTGCATCGAGGCGACCGGCCCGCGGGCGAACTGCTCGCCGAGGCGGTGCGCTCCGCGCCGTGGCGCGAAGGGCAGGTGCAGGTCTTCATCCACGGCGAGGCACAGGCGGTGATGCACGACATGCGCCGCTACATCCGCCGCGAGCGTGAGGTGCCGGCCGAGTGGGCGTCCTCGATCTCCGGCTACTGGCGGCGCGGACGCCCGGAAGAGGGCTTCCGCACATGGAAGGCAGAACTCGCCGAGGCCGAGGCCGAGGCCGTGCCTGTCGCGGGCTGA
- a CDS encoding MaoC family dehydratase, protein MRVFDGIADLEKAVGEHLGYSDWYSVTQEKVNLFAEATGDHQWIHVDPERAAQGPFGGPIAHGFLTLSLLPVLSQQVYRVDGLKMGINYGQDKVRFPSSVPVGSRLRAGVELLAVERGATGARVRTRVTVQVEDAPKPACVAEHISVMVD, encoded by the coding sequence ATGCGGGTTTTCGACGGAATCGCCGACCTCGAGAAGGCGGTCGGTGAGCATCTGGGGTACAGCGACTGGTACAGCGTCACCCAGGAGAAGGTGAACCTGTTCGCCGAGGCAACCGGCGACCACCAGTGGATTCACGTCGATCCCGAACGCGCGGCGCAGGGTCCTTTCGGCGGGCCGATCGCGCACGGATTCCTGACGCTGTCGCTGCTGCCGGTGCTCAGCCAGCAGGTGTATCGCGTCGACGGCTTGAAGATGGGCATCAACTACGGCCAGGACAAGGTGCGTTTCCCGTCGTCGGTTCCGGTCGGCAGTCGCCTGCGGGCCGGGGTCGAACTGCTCGCGGTGGAGCGCGGCGCGACCGGGGCCCGGGTGCGTACCCGGGTCACCGTGCAGGTCGAGGACGCTCCCAAGCCCGCCTGCGTGGCCGAACACATCTCCGTGATGGTCGACTAG
- a CDS encoding LUD domain-containing protein, with the protein MSSDEHLLRRVRDLLIELPDDERMVPASRAGRHALADPADRTRLVAEFLDRLTRGGAHGLRTTEEEVPAALRELLRAAGVRCVLVPDGLPGKLLAPWAAEGNRVVTDSPMATAGDRDGIGAVVTVCAGAVADSGALVFDGGPGQMRKTTRAESGVQVCLVRAEQVGPSLPEVVDRLDPRRSITLFGGHAGAGGEAAAVAGLVVLVVE; encoded by the coding sequence ATGAGTTCCGACGAGCATCTGCTGCGCCGGGTGCGCGACCTGCTGATCGAACTGCCCGATGACGAACGGATGGTCCCGGCGTCGCGCGCGGGTAGGCACGCCCTCGCCGACCCGGCCGACCGGACGCGCCTGGTCGCGGAATTCCTGGACCGGCTGACTCGTGGCGGAGCCCACGGTCTGCGAACCACCGAGGAGGAGGTGCCCGCCGCTCTGCGGGAGCTGTTGCGCGCTGCCGGTGTGAGGTGTGTCCTGGTTCCCGACGGCCTGCCGGGCAAACTGCTCGCGCCGTGGGCGGCCGAGGGCAACCGGGTGGTCACCGACAGTCCGATGGCGACGGCCGGCGATCGCGACGGTATCGGCGCCGTGGTCACGGTCTGCGCGGGCGCGGTCGCCGATTCCGGGGCGCTGGTCTTCGACGGCGGCCCGGGTCAGATGCGCAAGACCACGCGCGCCGAGTCCGGGGTGCAGGTATGTCTGGTGCGCGCCGAACAGGTCGGCCCCTCGCTGCCGGAGGTCGTCGACCGGCTCGATCCGCGCCGTTCGATCACCTTGTTCGGTGGTCACGCCGGGGCGGGCGGGGAAGCCGCCGCGGTGGCGGGGCTGGTCGTACTCGTCGTCGAGTGA
- a CDS encoding serine/threonine-protein kinase, which produces MQPLGHDDPRRIGDYRLLGVLGVGGMGRVYLGRNAGGRTVAVKVIRPDLISDPEFRTRFQREVAAARRVGSSCTAPVLDADVHADPPWLATGYVAGIALSDAVERFGPFGERSLVVLARGLAEALVAVHGAGVVHRDLKPSNVLLAVDGPKVIDFGIARAVEDTALTTTGKVIGSPAFMCPEQVTGGTVGPAGDMFALGGVLTYAAGGQGPFGGGDTVQLLFRIVYEEPRLDAIPDALRGLVAACLSKDPAERPTPRRVLEHLGGLGAHERTGWLPAAVLEEVSQRAVRLLDLDSGPGEFPADAAGHTGASQPLPYAQDRRPALGDDSPAAWSDSGSDAAQSDSNGGYPVAQPATDRWGAGTHAGRTDPTALHTPAEPWRAGAQSGSAGYAPAGPAGAGSAASGFTGPGVVPPDSARPGGHTPPKYVPASGNRFDDRTPQGHARQGGDRFGASAAGPRGSGSGYPDASHVGDSRDDRDRSGDGRAIDRTGGRGPLIAALAVVAVAVAAGAFFIGIQLRDDQPGGTEASPSAVVQIPTTTAGTTTSAAATTTESTAAAVPDGFVGTWRGTAADGLVTFDIQLTIEEGEIGAELAQSSNTGKLTGHRCSRIERLTDVNGDQLTFVARLSPDSARDCADEGSVSTVRLQADGSLAYSTPGLFGGQIAGTLRRG; this is translated from the coding sequence ATGCAACCGCTCGGCCATGACGACCCCCGCCGGATCGGCGACTACCGGCTTCTCGGCGTGCTGGGTGTCGGCGGCATGGGGCGGGTGTACCTGGGTCGCAATGCCGGTGGCCGCACCGTCGCGGTCAAGGTGATCCGGCCCGATCTGATCAGCGACCCGGAATTCCGTACACGCTTCCAGCGGGAAGTCGCCGCCGCGCGCCGGGTCGGCAGCTCCTGCACCGCACCGGTGCTCGACGCCGACGTGCACGCCGATCCGCCGTGGCTGGCCACCGGATACGTCGCCGGGATCGCGCTCTCCGACGCCGTCGAGCGATTCGGTCCGTTCGGCGAGCGCAGTCTCGTCGTGCTCGCCCGCGGGCTGGCCGAAGCGCTCGTCGCGGTGCACGGAGCCGGGGTGGTGCACCGGGATCTGAAACCGTCGAACGTGCTGCTGGCCGTCGACGGACCGAAGGTGATCGACTTCGGCATCGCCCGCGCGGTGGAGGACACCGCGCTCACCACGACCGGAAAGGTCATCGGCTCACCGGCTTTCATGTGCCCGGAGCAGGTGACCGGTGGGACCGTGGGTCCGGCGGGCGACATGTTCGCCCTCGGCGGGGTACTCACCTACGCCGCGGGCGGGCAGGGTCCGTTCGGTGGCGGCGACACGGTCCAGCTGCTGTTCCGCATCGTCTACGAGGAGCCACGGCTCGACGCCATTCCGGATGCGCTGCGCGGGTTGGTCGCCGCCTGCCTGTCCAAGGACCCCGCCGAGCGCCCCACACCCCGCCGAGTGCTCGAGCACCTCGGCGGCCTCGGCGCCCACGAGCGCACCGGCTGGCTGCCCGCCGCCGTGCTCGAGGAGGTCAGCCAGCGTGCGGTGCGCCTGCTCGACCTCGATTCCGGGCCCGGCGAGTTCCCTGCCGACGCCGCCGGGCACACCGGCGCGTCACAGCCTCTCCCCTATGCGCAGGACCGGCGCCCGGCCCTCGGCGACGACTCTCCCGCCGCCTGGTCCGATTCGGGCTCTGATGCCGCGCAATCGGATTCGAACGGCGGCTACCCGGTCGCGCAGCCCGCGACCGACCGGTGGGGCGCGGGTACCCACGCCGGCCGCACGGATCCCACCGCCCTGCACACCCCGGCCGAGCCGTGGCGCGCAGGCGCGCAGTCCGGCTCCGCCGGTTACGCCCCTGCCGGCCCGGCGGGCGCCGGCTCGGCCGCGTCGGGTTTCACCGGGCCCGGCGTCGTCCCGCCGGACTCTGCCCGGCCCGGCGGCCACACCCCTCCCAAATACGTTCCGGCGAGCGGCAACCGATTCGACGACCGCACGCCGCAGGGCCACGCCCGACAAGGGGGAGATCGATTCGGCGCGTCCGCCGCCGGCCCGCGTGGGTCCGGAAGCGGGTATCCCGACGCGTCGCACGTCGGTGACAGCCGCGACGATCGAGACCGTTCCGGCGACGGCCGCGCCATCGATCGGACGGGTGGGCGCGGACCGCTGATCGCGGCACTCGCGGTGGTGGCGGTAGCCGTCGCCGCGGGCGCGTTCTTCATCGGCATCCAACTGCGCGACGACCAGCCCGGCGGCACCGAGGCGAGCCCGTCGGCCGTCGTGCAGATCCCGACGACCACTGCCGGGACCACCACCTCGGCCGCCGCGACCACCACCGAATCCACCGCCGCGGCGGTCCCGGACGGTTTCGTGGGCACCTGGCGCGGTACGGCAGCCGACGGCCTGGTCACCTTCGACATCCAATTGACCATCGAGGAGGGCGAAATCGGCGCCGAGCTCGCGCAGTCGAGCAATACCGGCAAGCTCACCGGCCACCGGTGCAGCCGTATCGAGCGGCTCACCGATGTGAACGGCGACCAGCTCACGTTCGTCGCCCGGCTCAGTCCGGACAGCGCCCGTGATTGCGCCGACGAGGGCTCGGTCTCCACGGTCCGCCTGCAAGCGGACGGCTCGCTGGCCTACAGCACGCCGGGATTGTTCGGCGGCCAGATCGCGGGCACCCTGCGACGAGGCTGA